A region of Catenibacterium mitsuokai DNA encodes the following proteins:
- a CDS encoding IMPACT family protein, with protein sequence MRSIKETTTNTIIIKKSEFITTLIPCNDEKEIKDLIELYSKDDATHNCVAYRVGPLEKADDDGEPSGTAGLPMLNVLQRQKIDNVIAIVTRYFGGIKLGAGGLTRAYTNSVADALKEAEIVDKELVKLYRISVDYHFSRKVSYLIQSKNLLLMNTEYDEEVHYDVYLRDTSFLDELNELTASNMHYEVIKEDYIPVEV encoded by the coding sequence ATGAGATCAATTAAAGAAACAACGACAAATACAATCATTATTAAGAAATCAGAGTTCATTACAACCCTGATTCCATGTAATGATGAAAAAGAAATCAAAGACTTAATAGAACTCTATTCTAAAGATGACGCAACACATAACTGTGTCGCTTATCGTGTCGGTCCTTTAGAAAAAGCGGATGATGATGGAGAACCATCAGGTACTGCAGGACTTCCTATGTTGAATGTATTACAGAGACAGAAGATCGATAATGTGATTGCGATTGTGACACGTTATTTTGGTGGGATTAAGCTAGGAGCCGGAGGATTGACTCGTGCATATACAAATAGTGTTGCAGATGCTTTAAAAGAAGCAGAAATAGTCGATAAAGAACTCGTCAAGCTTTATCGTATTAGTGTTGACTATCACTTCAGCCGTAAGGTATCTTATTTAATACAATCTAAAAATCTATTATTAATGAATACTGAGTATGATGAAGAAGTTCATTATGATGTTTATTTAAGAGATACTTCTTTCTTAGATGAACTTAATGAACTGACTGCATCCAATATGCATTATGAGGTTATAAAGGAAGATTATATTCCAGTTGAGGTGTAA
- the metF gene encoding methylenetetrahydrofolate reductase [NAD(P)H] translates to MKIIDLLNEDKVTLSFEVFPPKTSGRYENVLKAAEKIASLNPNFMSVTYGAGGGTSAHTVALAKDIHEKYGVEVMAHLTCVSSTKEHVESMVEQFKENGIENIMALRGDIPSDGKVGEDYQYACQLIKELKEKGDFCIGAACYPEGHVESPSIKEDIQHLKEKVEAGADFLTTQMFFDNNVFYNFLYKIKEAGIDVPVVAGIMPITNAKQVSRAVQMSGTSIIPYHFKMMVDAFGDNPEIMKQAGIIYASEQIIDLIANGVKHIHVYTMNKPDVAEGIMNNLSELLK, encoded by the coding sequence ATGAAAATTATTGATTTATTAAATGAAGATAAAGTGACTTTATCTTTTGAAGTATTTCCACCTAAAACAAGTGGCAGATATGAAAATGTCTTAAAAGCTGCAGAAAAGATTGCATCTTTAAATCCAAATTTCATGTCTGTGACTTATGGTGCAGGTGGAGGAACAAGTGCACATACTGTGGCACTTGCGAAAGATATCCATGAGAAATATGGTGTTGAAGTCATGGCGCATTTGACATGTGTCTCTTCTACAAAAGAACATGTAGAATCCATGGTAGAACAGTTTAAAGAGAATGGTATTGAAAACATCATGGCATTAAGAGGAGATATTCCATCTGATGGTAAGGTGGGAGAAGATTACCAGTATGCCTGTCAGTTAATTAAAGAATTGAAAGAGAAAGGTGATTTCTGTATTGGGGCAGCATGTTATCCAGAAGGACATGTAGAATCACCTAGTATTAAGGAAGATATCCAGCATCTAAAAGAGAAGGTAGAAGCGGGGGCAGACTTCTTAACAACACAGATGTTCTTTGACAACAATGTTTTCTATAACTTCTTATATAAGATCAAGGAAGCAGGAATCGATGTACCTGTAGTAGCTGGTATTATGCCTATCACAAATGCGAAGCAGGTAAGTCGTGCTGTACAGATGTCAGGTACATCTATTATTCCTTATCATTTCAAGATGATGGTGGATGCGTTTGGTGATAATCCTGAAATCATGAAGCAGGCTGGTATTATTTATGCTTCTGAACAGATTATTGATTTGATTGCGAATGGTGTAAAACATATTCATGTTTATACTATGAATAAACCAGATGTTGCTGAAGGTATTATGAATAATTTATCGGAGCTTCTTAAATGA
- a CDS encoding manganese efflux pump MntP, whose protein sequence is MSSIEILLIGIGLSMDAFAVSVCKGLSVKKLSIKNILLCGVWFGGFQALMPFIGYCLGSTLSGLVDSIDHWIAFILLAFIGINMIKESFEEEKQNDDFSWKTMLMLAIATAIDALAVGVTFSFESINIFMAISIIGLTTFIIASAGVYIGHVFGNKYEQKAQITGGIILILIGIKILIEGLGII, encoded by the coding sequence ATGTCTAGTATAGAAATATTATTAATTGGTATTGGGTTATCCATGGATGCTTTTGCGGTATCTGTATGTAAAGGATTATCTGTAAAGAAGTTATCTATTAAGAATATATTGTTATGTGGTGTATGGTTTGGTGGATTCCAGGCATTGATGCCATTTATTGGTTATTGTCTTGGTTCTACATTGAGTGGTTTAGTGGATTCTATTGACCACTGGATTGCGTTTATCCTACTCGCATTTATTGGAATCAATATGATTAAAGAATCTTTTGAAGAAGAAAAACAGAATGATGACTTCTCTTGGAAGACAATGTTGATGCTTGCTATCGCAACTGCTATTGATGCACTTGCAGTAGGTGTTACGTTCTCTTTTGAATCAATCAATATCTTCATGGCTATTTCTATTATTGGTTTAACGACATTTATTATTGCATCTGCTGGTGTTTATATTGGTCATGTGTTTGGAAATAAATATGAACAGAAAGCACAGATCACTGGTGGTATTATTCTTATTCTCATAGGTATTAAAATTTTAATAGAAGGTTTAGGAATTATTTAG
- a CDS encoding dUTP diphosphatase: MNELSKLYQLVLNRELDIPKGQILDIKKIDHKLLAFMQCVYNTGELGHVYTFWDKDTQVDQNALLDTYIEGMRLLMSIAYDLQIDEIKNHEEMPEKSSSVDLLFKVNQDILDLRNGYSPIKLQDALDDYFHFGFSLGITFDDMLKGL; the protein is encoded by the coding sequence ATGAATGAATTATCAAAATTATATCAGTTAGTATTAAACAGAGAATTAGATATTCCTAAGGGTCAGATTCTAGATATTAAGAAGATTGACCATAAACTTCTAGCATTTATGCAATGTGTATATAATACAGGAGAATTAGGACATGTTTATACATTCTGGGATAAAGATACTCAGGTTGATCAAAACGCTCTTTTAGACACTTATATTGAAGGTATGCGCTTATTAATGAGTATTGCGTATGACTTACAGATTGATGAAATCAAGAATCATGAAGAAATGCCTGAAAAGAGTAGTTCTGTTGATTTACTCTTTAAAGTCAATCAAGATATTCTAGATTTAAGAAATGGTTATAGTCCTATTAAGTTACAGGATGCTTTGGATGATTATTTCCATTTTGGTTTTTCTTTAGGTATCACATTTGATGATATGTTAAAAGGCTTGTAA
- a CDS encoding DUF4430 domain-containing protein gives MKKFTTKKLAIAFVAIAFLFIFGFTAYRGVTGQFQSQPTISNEVKSATKKKDTSKKEETKQEETKQIESQEESKKTDTKSSDSSSKQETKKQETKKTETKSASSKQETKKQDTKKTETKSFSTKHKTKKTETNTSSSKHETSAPQHVETPKQDTPVKQTVSIKVIGINTTMMQGNIEVNSSSTAYSVLRELAKQNGKSISTKGFGSTVYVSGIDGLKEFDHGPSSGWMYKVNGTPPNIGAGAYKVKAGDTVIWYYVNAQ, from the coding sequence ATGAAGAAATTCACGACTAAAAAATTAGCGATTGCCTTTGTCGCAATCGCTTTTCTCTTTATATTTGGCTTTACAGCTTATCGTGGTGTAACTGGACAATTCCAGTCTCAACCTACTATTAGTAATGAAGTAAAGAGCGCCACAAAGAAGAAAGATACTTCTAAAAAAGAAGAAACAAAACAAGAAGAGACAAAACAAATAGAGTCACAAGAAGAATCAAAGAAGACTGATACAAAATCATCTGATTCTTCTAGTAAACAAGAGACTAAGAAGCAGGAAACAAAGAAAACAGAGACAAAATCCGCTTCTAGTAAACAAGAGACTAAGAAACAAGATACAAAAAAGACAGAAACAAAATCTTTTTCTACTAAACATAAGACAAAGAAGACAGAAACAAACACTTCTTCTAGTAAACATGAAACATCTGCGCCTCAGCATGTAGAAACACCTAAGCAGGACACACCTGTAAAACAGACAGTTTCTATTAAAGTCATTGGCATTAATACGACAATGATGCAGGGAAATATAGAAGTGAATAGTTCTTCTACAGCTTATAGTGTCTTAAGAGAACTTGCGAAACAGAATGGTAAGAGTATCTCTACAAAAGGGTTTGGGTCTACTGTTTATGTATCAGGTATAGATGGATTAAAGGAATTTGATCATGGACCAAGTTCTGGATGGATGTATAAAGTGAATGGCACACCACCTAATATTGGGGCAGGTGCCTATAAAGTGAAAGCAGGAGACACAGTCATCTGGTATTATGTCAACGCCCAGTAA
- a CDS encoding DUF4866 domain-containing protein encodes MTPLFPRVQEVENIFHKILASKEACARLRETFNSSLEDFQGSEELNNETFSKVVLDSYSNQDISALLLAICGKSMFDLLRDAYLVPQTFHGKAGENPVLLTSPSGDLLEGKDVSHHTMRRFKNILSQHQPVPRSLVYLADGYDIERYYKHDGSVDQRKTDAVRGILLLYALPDTKKLHLTAAQVYAIIWDTFFSIQKEAPLARVYYGQETGEKNDKDYDEIAILLPTHLFRRQMVENMEIIDGLVLSCREKMMAEAGNDSLEL; translated from the coding sequence ATGACACCATTATTTCCACGTGTTCAAGAAGTAGAGAACATATTTCACAAAATACTCGCAAGTAAAGAAGCTTGTGCAAGACTGAGAGAAACATTCAATTCAAGTCTAGAAGACTTTCAGGGATCAGAAGAATTAAACAATGAGACCTTTTCAAAAGTCGTTCTAGATAGTTATTCAAATCAGGATATCAGTGCATTACTACTCGCTATATGTGGTAAATCTATGTTTGATTTATTACGTGATGCTTATTTGGTTCCTCAAACATTTCATGGTAAAGCAGGAGAAAATCCAGTATTACTTACATCACCTTCTGGAGATCTGTTAGAGGGGAAGGATGTCTCACACCATACAATGAGACGTTTTAAAAATATCCTCTCACAACATCAGCCTGTTCCCCGTTCCCTTGTTTATCTGGCTGATGGCTATGATATAGAACGTTATTATAAGCATGATGGATCAGTAGACCAAAGAAAGACAGATGCAGTCAGAGGCATCTTACTTCTTTATGCACTTCCTGATACTAAGAAGCTTCATCTAACAGCTGCGCAGGTTTATGCAATCATCTGGGATACATTCTTCAGTATTCAAAAAGAAGCACCTCTTGCTCGTGTCTATTATGGACAGGAAACAGGAGAGAAGAATGATAAAGACTATGATGAAATCGCAATATTACTTCCTACTCATTTGTTTAGAAGACAGATGGTTGAAAATATGGAAATCATTGATGGATTAGTTCTATCTTGTAGAGAAAAAATGATGGCTGAAGCCGGTAATGATAGTTTGGAGTTGTAA
- a CDS encoding prenyltransferase/squalene oxidase repeat-containing protein has protein sequence MRRILTVITSIALTFALSFSAAFASDDALIKSQNYLKTITLDSPDAVIAYEAAGFEADGKADSLLENFKDVDYTTASYGDLAKSIIAISLLGDNPADFNKTNLVEILENRVQADGTLTDDKNGGCGATIWTLMALETVNSDKTKTVADKLSTMAMDNGAYWYEYQGPNADLDTTGWAMEALSVAGRSTYDAAISKAYTFVQSKLNSKDGSYDIGWGGNADTQSCVLEGLHAAGYKLDDQAYNYLLSYQNEDGTFNALNYNTYQLEPNAYASVEGARALGVINNGSFVLKARKDYTKTISNSTTPEKPETKPGTTTTKPAVKPETTPSTTKPAVKPETTTTTEPKKETVKKVNTGDNTNAMAYVVAAIAAIGVIVLTIKSKKK, from the coding sequence ATGAGAAGAATATTGACAGTTATAACTTCAATCGCATTAACTTTTGCGTTATCATTCTCAGCCGCTTTTGCGAGTGATGATGCGTTAATCAAATCACAGAACTATTTAAAGACAATTACTTTAGATAGTCCTGATGCAGTTATTGCGTATGAAGCAGCAGGATTTGAAGCAGATGGTAAAGCTGATTCTTTATTAGAAAACTTTAAGGATGTAGATTATACAACTGCCTCTTATGGCGATTTAGCTAAATCTATTATTGCGATTTCTTTATTAGGGGATAACCCTGCAGATTTCAATAAGACTAACTTAGTAGAAATCTTAGAAAACAGAGTACAGGCTGATGGTACTCTTACAGATGATAAAAATGGTGGATGTGGAGCTACTATTTGGACATTAATGGCTTTAGAAACAGTGAATTCAGATAAAACAAAAACTGTTGCAGATAAGCTTTCAACTATGGCCATGGACAATGGTGCATATTGGTATGAATACCAGGGTCCAAATGCGGATCTAGATACAACTGGATGGGCTATGGAAGCATTAAGTGTTGCAGGACGTTCTACTTATGATGCAGCTATCTCAAAAGCATATACTTTTGTACAGTCTAAGTTAAATAGTAAAGATGGCTCTTATGATATTGGATGGGGCGGTAATGCAGATACACAGTCTTGTGTATTAGAAGGATTACATGCGGCTGGTTATAAATTAGATGATCAGGCATATAACTATCTTCTTTCTTATCAGAATGAAGATGGTACATTCAATGCATTAAACTATAACACATACCAGCTTGAACCAAACGCTTATGCATCAGTAGAAGGAGCAAGAGCACTTGGTGTCATCAATAACGGAAGCTTTGTATTAAAGGCAAGAAAAGATTATACAAAGACTATCTCAAATAGTACTACACCAGAAAAACCTGAGACTAAACCTGGTACTACTACAACTAAACCAGCTGTAAAGCCAGAAACAACACCTAGTACAACTAAACCAGCTGTAAAGCCAGAAACAACAACTACAACAGAACCAAAGAAAGAAACAGTAAAGAAAGTCAACACAGGTGACAATACAAATGCGATGGCTTATGTAGTGGCTGCAATTGCGGCAATTGGTGTGATTGTATTAACTATAAAAAGTAAGAAGAAGTAA
- a CDS encoding aromatic acid exporter family protein, producing the protein MPRIGLRIIKTSIAVFIIMVLFTLFGVQRSPFYVLITTIICIQPDKENEKNQALVRALGTLIGAITGAIVMFLQPFIHIDLAWDLLNALFIMLTIYLTVLFKVQHMAFMACVAYLSVAVIPHAGISPYAFLFYRVLDTCIGVGVGYLVCTLHLPVKRRNDVLFVAELDDMEQTAHQQLNNFNKTQLNKLVDDGALFTIITKRTPASMQAEIEHLKLHLPVIALDGAILYDVPKNELLCTYSLPQTLGSKITRLLDDKHLNYFYHVLKDDVLLTYYNSFDQSEQMDYYDMMRQSPYRNYIFGMPTHSYQPLYISVLNTKEIIYDIIDDLIDLGLHKQLRYFVEEDYFEGMCLLKILSYEATPQNMLERLKEKLDIKESLVYGSSDSICDVIVPDNDFNSIVKSIHNEYEGIQMKRRQP; encoded by the coding sequence ATGCCTAGAATCGGATTACGTATTATTAAAACAAGTATTGCCGTCTTCATCATCATGGTATTATTCACTCTCTTTGGTGTACAGAGATCACCTTTCTATGTCCTTATAACCACAATTATCTGTATTCAGCCAGATAAAGAGAATGAAAAAAACCAGGCACTTGTAAGAGCCCTCGGTACACTTATAGGGGCTATTACTGGAGCTATTGTCATGTTTTTACAGCCTTTCATCCATATTGATCTCGCATGGGATTTACTCAATGCATTATTTATTATGTTGACTATTTACTTAACAGTCTTATTTAAAGTACAACATATGGCATTTATGGCCTGTGTGGCTTATCTAAGTGTTGCAGTAATTCCTCATGCTGGTATTTCACCTTATGCATTTTTATTCTATCGTGTCTTAGATACATGTATTGGTGTAGGGGTAGGTTATCTTGTCTGTACATTACACTTACCAGTTAAAAGAAGAAATGATGTTCTCTTTGTAGCTGAACTTGATGATATGGAACAGACAGCACACCAGCAGTTAAATAACTTCAATAAGACTCAATTGAATAAACTTGTAGATGATGGTGCCTTGTTTACTATCATCACAAAAAGAACACCTGCATCCATGCAGGCAGAAATTGAACATCTTAAACTACATCTACCAGTGATCGCATTAGATGGCGCAATATTGTATGACGTACCAAAAAACGAACTATTATGTACCTATTCCTTACCACAAACATTAGGTTCAAAGATCACTCGATTATTAGATGATAAACATCTTAATTACTTCTATCACGTTCTCAAAGACGATGTATTATTGACATATTATAATAGTTTCGACCAGTCCGAACAAATGGACTATTATGATATGATGCGTCAATCCCCTTATCGTAATTACATCTTTGGTATGCCTACACACTCATATCAACCTCTTTATATCAGTGTTCTTAATACAAAAGAGATTATCTATGATATTATAGATGACCTGATAGATTTAGGATTACATAAACAATTGCGTTATTTTGTAGAAGAAGATTATTTTGAAGGCATGTGCTTACTTAAGATATTGTCTTATGAAGCGACACCTCAAAACATGCTGGAAAGATTAAAGGAAAAGTTAGATATTAAAGAAAGTCTTGTCTATGGTTCATCTGATTCAATATGTGATGTCATAGTACCGGACAATGATTTCAATAGTATAGTAAAAAGTATTCATAACGAATATGAAGGAATTCAAATGAAAAGAAGACAGCCATGA
- a CDS encoding homocysteine S-methyltransferase family protein: MGFKERLTKEWLFWDGGTGSVLQSWGLQAGELPETWNIIHPEKIVELNKGYLEAGCDIINTNTFGANRLKYPDNLEEIVTKAVEHAKKARELTGRADALIALDLGPTGKLLEPLGDLSFDDAVDIYAEVIEYGTKAGADVILIETMQDSYELKAAVLAAKEHSDLPVCATVVFDEKGKMLTGGTPESVVALLEGLHIDALGINCSLGPRQIKPFVERMIQVSSTPIIVTPNAGLPQTDDEGHTYYDMSADDFALEMKEIASLNVHVLGGCCGTTPEYLSKTIELVKDLPIEPPVKKNMSVVTSFSQSVEIGPKPVIIGERINPTGKKKFKQALRDGDINYILSEGLKQEDAGAHILDVNVGLPEIDEPKMMVEVMKKLQSVIALPLQIDTSDPIALEAALRHYNGKAMINSVNGKQESMDAVFPLVQKYGGVVVGLALDEDGIPDNAADRIRIAKKIYKEAGKYGIEPKDIVIDGLAMTISSDPTSAIATLETLRIIRDELHGHSILGVSNISFGLPQRPIVNANFFTMAMQSGLSCAIINPSSEAMMKSYRAYLALSGLDTNFTEYISAYGNSAPATPIKSEAVDMSLYESIKRGMSENAGKATKKQLESKEGLEIINEELIPALDEVGKGFEKGTIFLPQLLMSAEAAKAAFAVIKDSMAGKPRKMKGKIIIATVKGDIHDIGKNIVKVMLENYGYDVIDLGKDVPPEQIVDTAIQEDVKLVGLSALMTTTVVSMEDTIKLLKEKKPDTLTVVGGAVMTQEYAGRIGADCYAKDAMETVRFADKVFGGE; encoded by the coding sequence ATGGGATTTAAAGAAAGACTGACAAAAGAATGGTTATTCTGGGATGGTGGTACTGGTTCAGTACTTCAAAGCTGGGGCTTACAGGCTGGTGAACTACCTGAAACATGGAATATCATTCATCCAGAAAAGATTGTAGAATTAAATAAAGGTTATCTAGAAGCAGGATGTGATATTATTAACACCAATACATTTGGTGCTAATAGATTAAAATATCCTGATAATCTAGAAGAAATAGTTACAAAAGCAGTAGAACATGCAAAAAAGGCAAGAGAACTTACAGGACGTGCTGATGCCCTGATTGCGCTTGATTTAGGTCCTACGGGTAAACTCTTAGAACCACTAGGAGATTTATCATTTGATGATGCAGTGGATATCTATGCAGAAGTCATTGAGTATGGAACTAAAGCGGGGGCAGATGTGATCCTTATTGAAACAATGCAGGATAGCTATGAATTAAAAGCTGCAGTACTAGCCGCTAAGGAACATTCAGATCTTCCAGTATGTGCCACTGTCGTATTTGATGAAAAAGGTAAGATGTTGACAGGTGGTACACCTGAATCAGTTGTTGCCTTACTTGAAGGGTTACATATTGATGCATTAGGTATTAACTGTTCATTAGGTCCTCGTCAAATTAAGCCATTTGTAGAAAGAATGATTCAAGTCTCTTCTACACCAATTATTGTGACACCAAATGCAGGCTTACCTCAGACAGATGATGAAGGTCATACTTATTATGATATGAGTGCAGATGACTTTGCGTTAGAGATGAAAGAGATTGCCTCTTTGAATGTACATGTACTTGGAGGATGTTGTGGAACAACACCAGAATATCTCTCTAAAACTATTGAATTAGTGAAAGATTTACCTATTGAACCACCTGTAAAGAAGAATATGAGTGTTGTGACTTCATTCTCTCAGAGTGTAGAAATAGGACCTAAGCCAGTGATTATTGGTGAACGTATTAATCCAACAGGTAAAAAGAAATTTAAACAGGCCTTACGTGATGGAGATATTAACTATATTTTATCTGAAGGTTTAAAACAGGAAGATGCAGGGGCACATATTCTAGATGTCAACGTAGGTTTACCAGAAATTGATGAACCTAAGATGATGGTAGAAGTGATGAAGAAATTACAATCTGTCATTGCATTGCCATTACAGATTGATACATCAGATCCAATCGCCTTAGAAGCAGCTTTAAGACATTATAATGGGAAAGCCATGATTAACTCAGTCAATGGTAAACAGGAATCCATGGATGCTGTTTTCCCTCTTGTTCAGAAATATGGTGGTGTTGTCGTAGGACTTGCCTTAGACGAAGATGGTATTCCTGATAATGCGGCAGATCGTATTCGTATTGCAAAGAAAATTTATAAAGAAGCAGGTAAATATGGTATTGAACCTAAGGACATCGTAATCGATGGACTCGCTATGACTATTTCATCAGATCCTACTTCTGCCATTGCGACATTAGAAACACTACGTATTATTAGAGATGAACTTCATGGACATTCTATTCTAGGTGTCTCTAATATCTCTTTTGGTCTTCCACAAAGACCCATTGTGAATGCGAACTTCTTTACTATGGCGATGCAGTCAGGACTCAGCTGTGCAATCATCAATCCTTCATCAGAAGCAATGATGAAATCATATCGTGCCTATCTTGCCTTAAGTGGACTCGATACAAACTTTACAGAATATATTAGCGCCTATGGTAATAGTGCACCAGCCACTCCTATAAAGAGTGAAGCTGTTGATATGTCGTTATATGAAAGTATCAAGCGTGGTATGAGTGAAAATGCAGGTAAAGCGACAAAGAAACAGCTTGAGTCTAAAGAAGGATTAGAAATCATCAATGAAGAATTGATTCCTGCCCTTGATGAAGTAGGTAAAGGCTTTGAAAAAGGCACAATCTTTCTGCCACAGTTGTTAATGAGTGCAGAAGCAGCCAAAGCTGCTTTCGCAGTCATTAAGGATTCCATGGCAGGAAAACCAAGAAAAATGAAAGGAAAAATCATCATTGCGACAGTTAAAGGTGATATTCATGATATTGGAAAGAATATTGTGAAAGTCATGTTAGAAAACTATGGCTATGATGTTATTGATCTTGGTAAAGATGTACCACCAGAACAAATTGTGGATACAGCCATTCAAGAAGATGTAAAACTTGTAGGACTCAGTGCTTTAATGACAACGACAGTTGTGAGTATGGAAGATACAATTAAGTTGTTGAAGGAAAAGAAGCCTGATACATTAACAGTTGTAGGTGGAGCCGTTATGACTCAGGAATATGCAGGTCGTATCGGTGCAGATTGTTATGCGAAAGACGCAATGGAAACAGTGCGTTTTGCGGATAAAGTATTTGGAGGAGAATAA
- a CDS encoding vitamin B12 dependent-methionine synthase activation domain-containing protein: protein MIEINRKEALRYLGYRQSIEGNLTEINNALDHCIEVLQKTAVPRHIVKRFPVTIENHTITIGDMVIHSRNLENNLKGCHAVYLFAATIGIEVDRLIKRTELTKMSDAVIYQAAGAAMIEAYCDEVNEELNQEAHKNNEFLKPRFSPGYGDLALDHQKDFMRILQMDKIGISLLESLLMVPSKSVTAIIGITHHAQPRHTKDCANCPAQCEFRRVE, encoded by the coding sequence ATGATAGAAATCAATCGTAAAGAAGCATTACGATACTTAGGATATCGTCAATCCATTGAAGGCAATCTCACAGAAATCAATAACGCACTTGATCACTGTATCGAAGTATTACAGAAAACAGCTGTACCGCGTCATATTGTGAAAAGATTTCCTGTCACAATAGAGAATCATACAATCACCATTGGTGATATGGTGATTCATAGTCGTAATCTAGAGAATAACTTAAAAGGCTGTCATGCTGTTTATCTCTTTGCGGCTACAATTGGAATAGAAGTCGATCGTTTGATTAAACGTACAGAACTGACTAAGATGAGTGATGCAGTGATCTATCAAGCAGCGGGGGCAGCGATGATAGAAGCGTATTGTGATGAAGTGAATGAAGAACTCAATCAGGAGGCTCATAAGAATAATGAATTCTTAAAGCCACGCTTTTCGCCTGGTTATGGAGATCTTGCATTAGATCATCAAAAAGATTTTATGCGTATATTACAGATGGATAAGATTGGTATCAGTTTATTAGAAAGTCTCTTAATGGTCCCATCCAAGTCAGTGACGGCGATCATTGGTATTACACATCACGCACAGCCACGTCATACAAAAGACTGTGCCAATTGTCCTGCACAATGTGAATTCAGGAGGGTAGAGTAA
- a CDS encoding DegV family protein — protein MSKIAIIADSGCQIDINGEHEGIYIAPLCIGHGSQTYLDQLEITSLDVFNQMKETDDMYTTSQPSTGSLMKAMEDAKSDGYDELIGIPIATGLSSTLNGMQVAANTVEMPITLIDSQGTAHVQKKLIEAARNLIEKGQSVSEIKEKLEDMVKHSGTIIFTPNLNHLKKGGRITPAVAMLGNMLKLVPVMELNSELGGKIDTLGKVRTTRKACKMLADRVVERGANAKDYTFAVEDVLAPEEAQRVRDYLEEQLGPCQVTMRELPSVVGAHMGIGGVGIQFIKNLAE, from the coding sequence ATGAGTAAAATAGCGATTATTGCAGACAGTGGCTGTCAGATTGATATCAATGGAGAGCATGAAGGTATTTATATTGCACCATTATGTATTGGTCATGGTAGTCAGACATATTTAGATCAATTAGAAATCACAAGTCTTGATGTATTTAATCAGATGAAGGAAACAGATGATATGTATACAACATCTCAGCCTTCGACTGGTTCTTTAATGAAGGCTATGGAAGATGCGAAAAGCGACGGTTATGATGAGTTAATTGGGATTCCTATCGCAACTGGTTTATCATCTACATTAAATGGTATGCAGGTTGCAGCTAATACAGTAGAAATGCCTATTACTTTAATCGATTCTCAAGGAACAGCACATGTTCAAAAAAAGCTTATTGAAGCAGCACGAAATCTCATAGAAAAGGGTCAGTCTGTTTCTGAAATTAAAGAAAAGCTTGAAGATATGGTTAAGCATTCAGGTACAATTATTTTTACACCAAACTTGAATCACCTTAAAAAGGGTGGGCGTATTACGCCTGCAGTCGCAATGCTTGGCAATATGTTGAAGCTTGTTCCAGTTATGGAATTGAATAGTGAATTAGGTGGTAAGATTGATACTTTAGGCAAAGTAAGAACAACACGTAAGGCATGTAAGATGCTTGCTGATCGTGTTGTTGAAAGAGGTGCAAATGCGAAAGATTATACATTTGCGGTTGAAGATGTTCTTGCACCTGAAGAAGCTCAGCGTGTAAGAGACTATCTTGAAGAACAATTAGGTCCATGTCAAGTTACCATGAGAGAGTTACCAAGTGTTGTAGGTGCTCATATGGGAATTGGTGGTGTAGGAATCCAATTCATCAAAAATCTCGCAGAATAG